The following coding sequences lie in one Candidatus Bathyarchaeia archaeon genomic window:
- a CDS encoding TGS domain-containing protein: MPANLTAEAKAKWERAIAIKDPEEKIKALQEFLSAIPKHKGNERLRDQVKRKIAALRAELEERRERRKGPSKPVLEKEGAAQILIIGPTNVGKSLLLSALTNARPEIASHPFTTRVPTPGVMRFEDIRFQLVEMPALVEGGLEAEAIDMIRRADGLIIMVDLGGDPANDLDWILRDLDAAGISPTPPRSSVEVERAKGIGEPKIITSGRLVGCTIDDVKKLVLGLGLRGMIIRIQGNVSLEEIEDALLSIRKIYKPCLVLANKSDLGADPEKFARLKEIAGDKIPVLKVSASTGEGLGLIGPELLRALGIIRVYTKEPNEREPSGEPFILKAGSSVADLAKRIHSSLLENYKYARVWGPSSKYPGERVGPSHILMDRDIVEIRTK; this comes from the coding sequence ATGCCGGCCAACCTCACCGCCGAGGCGAAGGCGAAGTGGGAGAGGGCCATCGCCATAAAGGACCCGGAGGAGAAGATCAAGGCCCTTCAAGAGTTCCTATCGGCCATACCGAAGCATAAGGGCAACGAGAGGCTAAGGGATCAGGTGAAGAGGAAGATAGCCGCCCTTAGGGCGGAGCTGGAGGAGCGGAGGGAGAGGAGGAAGGGCCCCTCCAAGCCCGTTTTGGAGAAGGAGGGGGCCGCCCAGATATTGATCATTGGGCCGACGAACGTCGGGAAGAGCCTCCTGCTATCGGCCTTGACGAACGCGAGGCCGGAGATAGCGTCGCATCCATTCACGACGAGGGTTCCAACGCCCGGCGTCATGCGGTTCGAGGACATAAGGTTTCAGCTGGTGGAGATGCCTGCGCTCGTCGAGGGCGGATTGGAGGCGGAGGCGATCGATATGATCAGGAGGGCGGACGGCCTAATTATAATGGTGGATTTGGGCGGAGATCCCGCCAACGATTTGGATTGGATACTCAGGGATCTTGATGCCGCTGGGATATCCCCGACTCCCCCAAGGTCCAGCGTGGAGGTCGAGAGGGCGAAGGGCATTGGGGAGCCGAAGATAATCACATCCGGGAGGCTGGTGGGTTGCACAATTGACGACGTCAAGAAGCTGGTCCTCGGACTGGGCCTGAGGGGCATGATCATCAGGATCCAAGGGAATGTAAGCCTCGAGGAAATAGAGGACGCCCTGCTGAGCATCCGGAAGATCTACAAGCCCTGCCTCGTATTGGCGAATAAATCCGATTTGGGGGCCGATCCCGAAAAATTCGCCCGGCTCAAGGAAATAGCCGGGGATAAGATCCCAGTGCTAAAGGTCTCAGCCTCGACCGGGGAGGGCTTGGGCCTGATAGGGCCCGAGCTGTTGAGGGCATTGGGCATAATCAGGGTTTATACGAAGGAGCCGAATGAGCGGGAGCCGAGCGGGGAGCCATTCATCTTAAAGGCGGGATCTAGCGTTGCAGATCTCGCAAAGAGAATACATTCCTCGCTCTTGGAGAATTATAAATACGCGAGGGTTTGGGGGCCATCAAGCAAATACCCGGGCGAGAGGGTCGGGCCCTCCCATATCCTGATGGATCGGGATATAGTCGAGATAAGGACCAAGTAG